Part of the Lytechinus pictus isolate F3 Inbred chromosome 18, Lp3.0, whole genome shotgun sequence genome, ATGTATAGCCAAACGGGGGGTTTCGgctgcaagccccccccccccatttttcatgatgcagaaggcgccgctaaaccaaaaaaaaaaagaaaaaaagaagaaagtgagagaacaggAAAAAGAGtaatataaaagaaaagagaaagaaaaagttatcaACGTAAGATAAAGTAGAAAGTATTTCGAAAACCTGTGCAACcgaccaaaacttacaatgggtcccgcttaattctaacattgatgctggagagaaggggTATTTtctgggggtaattgtccagggggtaaatGTCCTCGGGgttattgtccggggggtaattgtcctcgggggttattgtccagggggtaattgtccggggggtaattctccgggggggtaattgtcctcggggggtaattgtccggggggtagttgtccgggggtaattgtcctcggggagtaattgtccgggggtagttgtccggggggtaattgtcctagaACCGTTCAAGACATATGTCCCCCTTAAATTGGGGActtacaagatttttttttactcagaCGGTATACTGcgaatgatgataataatgctaacgatatcaacatgatcaatgaGAAGAATGATAACTaggaataataatattattaagaataatagtaatactgatACTATTATCAATTTTAATAAAATCTATATCAATtttctaatgataataatggcgatgataatcataatcaaaACCATCattaataaagataatataacaataataataagacTACTCAGACATCCAGAATAGAGATCGAAAATATTGATGTGACAACTTCCTGGGTGTATTATGTTATTACGGGTACATTCATTGGAAATTCTTCTAAACATTGTTTacgtgaatgattattttacagTTACTACTTTTTTACTTTCTCGATCTTTACAGGTGACAGAACTTGACCAGCAATGTGCAGCTAAGAAAGCAGAACTGGAGAAGAACATTCAGAATATAGAAGAACAACGTCATGAGGTACACACTGCCATGCAGAAACTACTTGATGATGTCAAGCAGGCTTACAACATCAAGGTCACGGAGCTGGAAGGAAATCTTCAAGATCTCATCGAGCAAATAAATGAACTGAAGCGAAGATTCGAGGATGATCTCAACATCCTAAAATCCAAGGATCGACAGAGGATCAAGAGCATTTGTAGTTCGATTACATTGGTAGATAATGACAGACTGGGTCATCTTGAGACAGATAGTCTGTCTGCTCATAATTTGCTCTGTGGTGAGCTAGGTACCATGCTGAAAGAGGTTACCGATCGCACTACTGCGGAAGTTATTACAAAGAAAGCACAGGAGAAGAGTTTTAATCCTGGAGATAAATCTTGTCTTGACCTCGGGAGCATCTCTGGATCAGATCCCAAGTTAAAAACCATGAAGTGTATAGATCTACGTGGGTGGATGGTTGGAATGACAGCTTACAGTCATACCAGTGTGGCCATCGTATATGGGAGTCATAATGCACGAGGTATTGATATCATTGATACAGCTGGTGGAACGGAGCGGTATACAAACATACCACATGACGTGGGTTATGAAGATATTGGGATTCAACGAGACGGTGCATCATGTGTCTCAACTGTACGTGATACAGAAGCTCACGTGTATTCTCCCGATGGCTCCAGGAAAGCAACAATCAACGTGAGTGGGACTGGTTATTATCTCACACTGAACAGAAGTCCATCAAATGAGATCCTCATTGCTAACGCTGCCAACAAAGTCTACATCTATGACCCGACTGGATCTACTCTCAAACACACTGTTCCAACAAAGCACAGGACATGGCAGGTATCATCCACCAGGTTGGGTTTGATCGTCACCAGTTCATGTTATTTCACCAATCCAGGCGTGGTGACAGTCTATGACAGGGATGGGAATGCTGGTGAGTCTCTACAAGCTCCACAGGATGTCTACCTGTATGCTGCCGTGGATGAGCAGGACAGGGTGTATATAGCGAGTGTTGATAAGAAGAATAGGAAGGTGGTGATCAGGCTCTATGATCTTGATGGTCTGAACCTGAAGGAAAGGATTGAGTTTAATGCACTTGATATGACATTGGGCTGGGATTGGTGTTACTTGGTTTCCCTCTCTCCGGACCTACTCGCCTTTGCTTCTGGCAAgaagttatatttcattaagGTATTGCTGTAATAAAGAGTATCTCACTAGTGTGTATAACATGAACTATTGCTTTTCATGCAATTACTCATAGTGTATCTGAAATGAGAATCCAAAATGTTTGTAAACAcctttattaatttgtttacatATTGTGTATATATACACAGAGATTTTAACATGAATCGAAAAAACACGTTCAttacataaaataatttcatcattgAAAATCAAGTATCAAAg contains:
- the LOC135157520 gene encoding E3 ubiquitin-protein ligase TRIM45-like: MAEKIEIEKASSSSQNLVCPLCLDIFDAPTILTCGHTFCRKCLKKYDLTHQDIDHMVCPLCREITKLSSNRVDDLRLNVSINGFVDDYHAKCGGMNAVLEMRTKCTGCKFQQDAVSFCRTCNNYICDKCLQCHHYMELFEDHEIVSMEDVIEGKVSIGHQFEKCSIHKQENKDMFCDDCKVRVCLRCVVVGHKVHNIKNQSDFEHELRRKVTELDQQCAAKKAELEKNIQNIEEQRHEVHTAMQKLLDDVKQAYNIKVTELEGNLQDLIEQINELKRRFEDDLNILKSKDRQRIKSICSSITLVDNDRLGHLETDSLSAHNLLCGELGTMLKEVTDRTTAEVITKKAQEKSFNPGDKSCLDLGSISGSDPKLKTMKCIDLRGWMVGMTAYSHTSVAIVYGSHNARGIDIIDTAGGTERYTNIPHDVGYEDIGIQRDGASCVSTVRDTEAHVYSPDGSRKATINVSGTGYYLTLNRSPSNEILIANAANKVYIYDPTGSTLKHTVPTKHRTWQVSSTRLGLIVTSSCYFTNPGVVTVYDRDGNAGESLQAPQDVYLYAAVDEQDRVYIASVDKKNRKVVIRLYDLDGLNLKERIEFNALDMTLGWDWCYLVSLSPDLLAFASGKKLYFIKVLL